From one Anopheles bellator chromosome 1, idAnoBellAS_SP24_06.2, whole genome shotgun sequence genomic stretch:
- the LOC131206128 gene encoding cyclin-dependent kinase 12, producing the protein MERERERDHGGNGGSGEGPRLKHAKKHSRKSSKKSKRKRRTSTDVDDLSSASFGEDTGGRVVSVGRTRKSGRPKVYDDSSGGFEDVAIVEYSDVSSDDFSAPEAGEIETDVTDAGDRGGGPDGDNGGGSPLSADEVDDDDGASKHRRHKSLKRTHRDAGAELAKLSKRWNRSTEKRSNTPTLDDDAAGSNRRVFITGSTIVATSSISSSSSRSKRINSNSSDASSMKLHRMKHSSTKDDEQRSRAKVRREKMQEASPMLEEDEEEDDEEAAMEREDYTGDDSRAQDARNATINAVELEDEDDDDVEDDEDETAAASSRRRKKNKKEKKHKKNKKTKKRKKKQRTKSISSVETISESEDSLLESLTPPLKQSSPYGAPDVGPKSYTPVHNDSSLTPVSPGTPPLLELHHSTRHLLNSPYDRDVTVRSHSSVEHDRDRDRDRDRDRSSNATGGSGSVSSRKLYISSPHTPPVAGHKKVVSSSYQERCQQHLGSPIDLDSPPPSVLHHSRGGSYRDSSRRRSQSTDRRHTLRRTPSPNGRHKPYTPPPSKRRRDRSPPEKDYYRKDGRSHSKRERDSDDRGRGGDTQKRYSLRSPSPSSTRRSRRTPSPVVTGGAGGSRSRSSRKGYYSPSPDRGTGGGGGGGSSYSTSRSRHRSRSPRRSPPASASKRFSSSRSRSPQMPSAKKFDLQEKITDTSFFAELIKDKHKRKKTLQEILENKEKHDAPSSSSSMATLNVHTGGSVSTIDNENSVSNDCISVGEGNNGGLGSNSNGFKDGNSADVGTLASNLIDIPMPAVETGPRSDQVDSRSSLSCRIDVIGGGSGHCYDGTVNSNGTNATFDSTVPDSRIPVIMNSGSNATHPHQKPVSAIATNEPLTSKVDLTMSASMDAGNHSANLTGTPILKPKSLTKLPMPPGVNVAELVGAQTPSPPGPISPVAMSMKVMAIPTLTTTGGVPQLAVTGAASKQLQLRGDQAAKTGSSNVAAMAGASTTIVGSNTGSTKKGLLNLPMPPMVPGSEDLSGDEELGSPILSSHRDASAQKQSSSGHNNNNNNNNLNNRYKIGSTASTTPAQTTGAAKPTALQPRPRILNRRHSRSMTAPMSASGGKDWGERCVEVFEMLDQIGEGTYGQVYKAKDQQTKELVALKKVRLEHEKEGFPITAVREIKILRQLNHKNIVNLREIVTDKQDALEFRKDKGSFYLVFEYMDHDLMGLLESGLVDFNEQNNASIMRQLLDGLNYCHKKNFLHRDIKCSNILMNNRGEVKLADFGLARLYNADNRERPYTNKVITLWYRPPELLLGEERYGPAIDVWSCGCILGELFLKKPLFQANQEPAQLEMISRLCGTPTPAVWANVIKLPLFHTLKSKKQYRRKLREDFMFMPTPSLDLLDSMLVLDPDRRVTAEDALKSSWLKNVIPDQLAPPKLPTWQDCHELWTKKRRRQLREQQESAQNLPPGKPSGSTVKMDGIMGVPGVGGIAPASVNML; encoded by the exons ATGGAAAGGGAACGCGAGAGAGACCACGGTGGAAACGGTGGAAGTGGCGAGGGTCCCCGTTTAAAGCATGCGAAGAAACATTCACGGAAGAGtagcaaaaaatcgaaacgcaaaCGGCGCACCTCAACGGACGTGGACGATCTTTCGTCCGCATCGTTTGGCGAGGATACGGGAGGACGAGTGGTGTCCGTTGGGCGGACACGTAAATCGGGCCGACCGAAAGTGTACGACGATAGTAGTGGCGGGTTCGAGGACGTGGCGATCGTTGAGTACTCCGACGTTAGTTCGGATGATTTTTCCGCCCCGGAAGCGGGGGAAATAGAAACCGATGTCACCGATGCTGGCGATCGAGGCGGTGGCCCCGATGGCGATAATGGTGGAGGGTCGCCGCTGAGTGCCGATGAagttgatgatgacgacggcgcaAGCAAGCACCGTAGGCACAAAAGCCTGAAGCGCACGCATCGCGATGCAGGCGCCGAATTGGCCAAACTGTCAAAGCGTTGGAACCGATCCACAGAAAAGCGAAGCAATACACCAACGTTGGACGATGATGCCGCCGGGAGCAATCGCAGAGTCTTCATCACTGGTAGTACAATAGTTGCAACTTCATCAATCAGTAGCTCGTCCAGTCGGTCGAAACGGATCAATTCTAACTCGTCCGATGCGTCATCGATGAAGCTCCACCGTATGAAGCACAGTTCTACCAAGGACGATGAACAACGGAGTCGAGCAAAGGTTCGTAGGGAAAAGATGCAGGAGGCGAGTCCTATGCTTGAGGAGGATGAagaggaagacgacgaagaagcTGCAATGGAACGCGAAGACTACACGGGCGACGATAGTAGGGCACAGGATGCCAGAAACGCAACGATCAATGCCGTAGAGCTGgaggatgaggacgacgacgatgttgaggacgatgaggacgaaaCGGCCGCTGCGTCTAGTcggcggcgaaagaaaaataaaaaggaaaaaaaacataaaaagaacaaaaagactaagaagcgaaaaaagaagcaGCGCACCAAATCCATCTCAAGTGTAGAGACCATATCTGAAAGCGAAGACTCACTGCTGGAATCGTTGACGCCACCATTGAAGCAGTCATCGCCCTACGGAGCCCCCGACGTTGGCCCCAAGTCCTATACGCCAGTTCACAATGATAGCAGTCTCACCCCTGTGTCACCCG GAACCCCTCCTTTGTTAGAACTTCACCATTCAACACGCCACTTGCTGAACAGTCCGTACGATCGGGACGTAACGGTACGCAGTCACAGTTCTGTGGAACACGAccgcgatcgtgatcgcgatcgagacCGCGACCGCTCCTCGAACGCAACGGGCGGTAGTGGAAGTGTTAGCAGCCGCAAACTCTACATCTCGTCGCCCCACACTCCGCCGGTCGCTGGCCATAAAAAGGTTGTCTCTTCGTCTTACCAGGAGCGCTGCCAGCAACATCTCGGGAGCCCTATCGATCTGGATAGTCCTCCGCCATCAGTACTGCACCACAGCAGAGGAGGTAGCTACCGAGATAGCAGCAGGCGACGCAGTCAATCAACCGATCGAAGGCACACCCTCCGGAGGACGCCTTCGCCAA ATGGCAGACATAAACCGTACActccgccaccgtcgaagCGCCGTCGTGATCGGTCGCCGCCAGAGAAAGACTACTACCGGAAAGATGGACGAAGCCACAGTAAACGAGAACGTGACTCTGACGACCGGGGGAGGGGAGGTGACACGCAGAAGCGATATAGTTTAAG aagtccgagtccgagcagCACTCGGCGATCGCGAAGGACACCATCACCGGTGGTGAcaggtggtgccggtggtagTAGATCCAGGTCTTCACGTAAAGGGTACTACAGTCCGTCGCCTGATCGtggaaccggtggtggtggtggtgggggtaGTAGCTACTCAACGTCTCGTTCGCGGCATCGCTCACGAAGCCCTCGTCGATCGCCGCCTGCGTCCGCCAGCAAGCGTTTCTCGAGCAGCCGATCGCGCTCACCGCAGATGCCTTCCGCGAAAAAGTTCGACCTGCAGGAAAAAATCACCGACACCAGCTTTTTCGCCGAGCTCATCAAGGATAAGCACAAGCGCAAGAAAACCCTGCAGGAAATTTTGGAGAACAAAGAGAAACATGACGctccgagcagcagcagtagtatGGCTACTCTAAACGTCCATACCGGTGGCAGTGTATCAACGATTGACAACGAAAACAGTGTCTCGAACGATTGCATCTCCGTGGGAGAAGGTAATAATGGTGGCCTGGGATCGAACTCGAATGGGTTCAAAGACGGCAACAGTGCCGATGTTGGTACGCTTGCATCGAACCTAATCGATATACCAATGCCGGCAGTAGAGACGGGGCCACGAAGCGATCAGGTCGATTCTCGTAGTTCTCTGTCCTGTCGTATCGATGTCattggcggtggcagtggtcaCTGCTATGACGGGACCGTTAACAGCAATGGGACGAACGCAACCTTCGACAGCACGGTTCCTGACTCACGAATACCTGTGATAATGAACAGCGGCAGTAACGCTACGCATCCTCATCAAAAGCCCGTTTCCGCCATCGCTACCAACGAGCCACTGACGAGCAAAGTCGACCTGACGATGTCCGCATCAATGGACGCGGGCAATCACAGTGCGAACCTCACTGGCACCCCCATTTTGAAACCAAAAAGTCTCACCAAACTCCCAATGCCACCGGGAGTGAACGTTGCCGAGCTGGTCGGTGCACAAACACCAAGTCCACCCGGACCCATTAGCCCTGTGGCCATGAGTATGAAAGTAATGGCCATTCCTACCCTAACGACAACTGGCGGTGTACCGCAACTGGCCGTTACCGGTGCTGCCAGCAAACAGTTGCAATTGCGAGGTGATCAAGCAGCGAAAACTGGCAGTAGCAATGTAGCGGCAATGGCCGGCGCGTCTACCACGATCGTTGGAAGCAACACTGGAAGCACTAAAAAAGGTTTACTAAATCTACCAATGCCACCGATGGTACCAGGCTCGGAAGATTTAAGCGGTGACGAAGAGCTGGGCTCTCCAATACTTTCCAGCCATCGCGATGCATCGGCGCAAAAGCAGTCCTCTTCTGgtcacaacaacaataacaataataacaatctcaACAATCGCTACAAGATTGGCAGCACGGCCTCGACAACGCCGGCACAGACCACGGGCGCTGCAAAACCTACCGCGCTTCAGCCGAGGCCAAGAATTTTGAACAGGCGCCATTCGCGCAGTATGACAGCACCTATGTCAGCTTCCGGCGGTAAAGATTGGGGTGAACGATGCGTCGAAGTGTTCGAGATGTTGGACCAGATAGGTGAAGGAACGTATGGTCAG GTTTACAAAGCGAAAGATCAGCAAACGAAAGAGTTGGTCGCGCTGAAAAAAGTTCGGCTTGAACATGAAAAGGAGGGCTTCCCCATCACGGCAGTGCGAGAGATCAAGATTCTCCGCCAGTTGAACCACAAGAATATAGTGAATTTGAGGGAAATCGTAACGGACAAGCAGGACGCCCTAGAGTTTCGCAAGGACAAGGGATCGTTTTATCTGGTGTTCGAGTACATGGATCATGACCTGATGGGACTGCTCGAGTCAGGTCTGGTGGACTTCAACGAGCAAAATAATGCCAGCATAATGCGCCAACTGCTGGATGGCCTGAACTATTGCCACAAGAAAAACTTCCTACACCGGGATATCAAGTGTTCCAATATTCTAATGAACAATCG CGGAGAAGTGAAACTTGCTGATTTTGGTTTGGCGCGACTCTACAACGCGGACAATCGGGAGCGCCCGTACACGAACAAGGTGATCACGCTGTGGTACCGACCGCCAGAATTGCTGCTCGGTGAAGAACGCTACGGTCCAGCGATAGATGTTTGGAGTTGTGGCTGCATTCTTGGTGAACTGTTTCTGAAGAAACCGCTCTTCCAAGCGAATCAGGAACCGGCCCAGCTGGAGATGATTTCACGCCTCTGCGGAACACCCACGCCGGCTGTTTGGGCGAACGTCATTAAGTTACCACTGTTTCATACACTGAAATCGAAGAAACAGTACCGACGCAAGTTGAGGGAAGACTTTATGTTCATGCCCACACCTTCGCTCGATCTACTCGACAGCATGCTGGTTTTGGACCCCGACCGACGCGTCACCGCCGAGGATGCGCTGAAGTCGAGTTGGTTAAAGAATGTGATACCTGACCA ATTGGCACCTCCGAAATTGCCCACGTGGCAGGACTGCCACGAGCTGTGGACTAAGAAAAGGCGACGACAGCTTCGCGAACAACAGGAGTCAGCGCAAAACCTTCCGCCCGGCAAGCCATCTGGTAGCACCGTCAAGATGGATGGTATTATGGGTGTTCCTGGTGTAGGCGGCATTGCACCGGCAAGTGTGAATATGCTCTAA